A genomic region of Cannabis sativa cultivar Pink pepper isolate KNU-18-1 chromosome 1, ASM2916894v1, whole genome shotgun sequence contains the following coding sequences:
- the LOC115701234 gene encoding uncharacterized protein LOC115701234 isoform X2: MDESLKNLPTSHLLGSVPAVIDEGKGNNTTSYEVPSANMQIFPPTNGGDRGRGYQTLESPEPFEQQPANSWKGVFSVSSYTQYFNVDTDLVLNRLLGSLHPIGGDFFTKIDANPDLYGLIWISTTLVFVLASLGNCATYLMQKNTDNTTTWSFNVSYVNVAAGSIYGYAAVVPLLFYFLLQYMGSNPSLIKFWCMWGYSLFIFVLASFLLVIPVEFLRWLIIILTGAASACFVATNLKSYIEGSDLKIVVVAAFALQLALGVFIKVWFFP; this comes from the exons ATGGACGAGTCTCTCAAAAATCTCCCTACCAGCCATTTGCTCGGTTCAGTTCCT GCTGTTATAGATGAAGGAAAGGGAAATAATACAACAAGCTATGAAG TGCCATCAGCTAATATGCAAATTTTTCCACCAACTAATGGAGGAGACAGGGGAAGGGGATATCAAACTCTTGAAAGTCCAG AACCCTTTGAACAACAACCCGCAAACAGCTGGAAGGGAGTATTTAGTGTCTCATCGTATACACAATATTTCAATGTAGATACAGACCTTGTCTTAAACAGATTGCTAGGTTCTCTACATCCTATTGGCGGGGACTTTTTTACCAAGATTGATGCTAACCCTGACCT TTATGGGCTAATATGGATCTCCACGACATTGGTATTTGTACTTGCTTCCCTTGGAAACTGTGCAACCTACCTCATGCAAAAGAACACTGACAACACTActacttggagctttaatgttAGCTATGTAAATGTAGCAGCCGGATCAATTTATGGCTATGCAGCTGTGGTGCCattgttattttatttccttcttCAGTACATGGGTTCCAATCCTAGTCTCATTAAGTTTTGGTGCATGTGGGGATACTCTCTCTTCATTTTTGTTCTGGCTTCT TTTCTGCTGGTAATACCGGTCGAGTTTCTCCGCTGGTTGATTATCATTCTCACTGGTGCTGCCTCAGCTTGTTTTGTTGCCACGAATCTGAAGTCCTATATAGAGGGAAGTGATCTTAAGATAGTGGTTGTTGCAGCATTTGCCTTGCAATTAGCTTTGGGTGTTTTCATCAAGGTCTGGTTCTTTCCATGA
- the LOC115701234 gene encoding uncharacterized protein LOC115701234 isoform X1 has protein sequence MDESLKNLPTSHLLGSVPAVIDEGKGNNTTSYEVPSANMQIFPPTNGGDRGRGYQTLESPGPSEPFEQQPANSWKGVFSVSSYTQYFNVDTDLVLNRLLGSLHPIGGDFFTKIDANPDLYGLIWISTTLVFVLASLGNCATYLMQKNTDNTTTWSFNVSYVNVAAGSIYGYAAVVPLLFYFLLQYMGSNPSLIKFWCMWGYSLFIFVLASFLLVIPVEFLRWLIIILTGAASACFVATNLKSYIEGSDLKIVVVAAFALQLALGVFIKVWFFP, from the exons ATGGACGAGTCTCTCAAAAATCTCCCTACCAGCCATTTGCTCGGTTCAGTTCCT GCTGTTATAGATGAAGGAAAGGGAAATAATACAACAAGCTATGAAG TGCCATCAGCTAATATGCAAATTTTTCCACCAACTAATGGAGGAGACAGGGGAAGGGGATATCAAACTCTTGAAAGTCCAGGTCCAAGTG AACCCTTTGAACAACAACCCGCAAACAGCTGGAAGGGAGTATTTAGTGTCTCATCGTATACACAATATTTCAATGTAGATACAGACCTTGTCTTAAACAGATTGCTAGGTTCTCTACATCCTATTGGCGGGGACTTTTTTACCAAGATTGATGCTAACCCTGACCT TTATGGGCTAATATGGATCTCCACGACATTGGTATTTGTACTTGCTTCCCTTGGAAACTGTGCAACCTACCTCATGCAAAAGAACACTGACAACACTActacttggagctttaatgttAGCTATGTAAATGTAGCAGCCGGATCAATTTATGGCTATGCAGCTGTGGTGCCattgttattttatttccttcttCAGTACATGGGTTCCAATCCTAGTCTCATTAAGTTTTGGTGCATGTGGGGATACTCTCTCTTCATTTTTGTTCTGGCTTCT TTTCTGCTGGTAATACCGGTCGAGTTTCTCCGCTGGTTGATTATCATTCTCACTGGTGCTGCCTCAGCTTGTTTTGTTGCCACGAATCTGAAGTCCTATATAGAGGGAAGTGATCTTAAGATAGTGGTTGTTGCAGCATTTGCCTTGCAATTAGCTTTGGGTGTTTTCATCAAGGTCTGGTTCTTTCCATGA
- the LOC115703771 gene encoding ethylene-responsive transcription factor RAP2-4-like: MKQVGSPPKPTKLYKGVRQRHWGKWVAEIRLPKNQTRLWLGTFDTAEEATLAYDRATYKLRGDFARLNFPHLHHQGSAKFGDFKPLHSSVDAKLQAICQNLAKS; the protein is encoded by the coding sequence ATGAAGCAAGTGGGTTCTCCACCGAAACCCACAAAGCTTTACAAAGGGGTTAGGCAACGACATTGGGGGAAATGGGTCGCTGAGATCCGTCTCCCTAAGAATCAGACTAGGCTTTGGCTTGGCACCTTCGATACAGCGGAGGAAGCCACCTTGGCCTATGATCGTGCCACTTACAAGCTCAGAGGTGATTTCGCTAGGCTTAATTTCCCACACCTCCACCACCAGGGCTCCGCCAAGTTCGGTGATTTCAAGCCTCTTCACTCCTCCGTTGATGCAAAGCTTCAGGCCATTTGTCAAAACCTAGCCAAATCATAG